The Bradyrhizobium betae genomic interval GGAAGTCGCCGACGGCATCAATGCTTCCGGCGGCGACGCCACCGTCATCCCCTGCAACATCGCGCGCAAGGCCGAGGTCGAGGCGCTGGTTGCGGGCACCATCAAGCATTACGGCAAGATCGACATCCTCGTCTGCAACGCCGCCGTCAATCCCTACTACGGCCCGCTGCTCGACATCACCGATGAAGCCTTCGACAAGATCATGGGCAGCAACGTCAAGAGCAACATCTGGCTCTCGGCGCTGGCGATCCCTGGGATGGCCGAGCGCGGCAACGGCTCCGTCGTCATCATCTCATCGATCGGCGGCCTGCGCGGCTCCACCGTGATCGGCGCCTACGGCATCTCGAAAGCGGCTGACTTCGCGCTGTGCCGCTCGCTCGCCGGCGAATGGGGCCCGAAAGGCGTCCGCGTCAACTGCATCGCGCCCGGCCTCGTCAAGACCGATTTCGCCCGCGCCCTCTGGGAAGACGAAGCCAACCTCAAGCGCCGCACCGCCACCACCCCGCTCCGCCGCATCGGCGAACCCGACGAAATCGCAGGCGCCGTGGCGTACCTGGCATCAGATGCGTCGAGCTTCATGACGGGCCAGACCATTGTCATCGACGGCGGCGTGACGACGGCGGCGGTGTAGGAAGTTTGCGATATCTCCGAGTTCGTCGTCCCGGACAAGCGAAGCGCAGATCCGGGACCCATAGCCACAGGGAGTGGTTTGGCGAAGACTCGTGGTTGCCGGCTCGGGCGACAATGTTCTCCTGTGGCTATGGGTCCCTGCTTTCGCAGGAACGACGACGGAGCTTGGGGCGCGCTCAGGGATATTGACCTTGCGCTTCCAATCCGCTCCCTTTGGCCCGACAAATGATCCCCTCACGGGAAACGCCAAGAAAACGCCAGGGTAGCTACCATGTCTTTCGTCCTCGCCATCGACCAGGGCACCACCTCGTCGCGCGCCATCGTTTTTCGCAGCGATATCTCGATCGCCGCCCGCGCGCAGCAGGAGTTTCCGCAGCATTTTCCGGCCTCGGGCTGGGTCGAGCACGAGGCGGAGGACATCTGGACCTCGACCGTGATGGTCTGCCGCGACGCGATCGCGCAGGCCGGCATCACCGCGAAGGACATCGCCGCGATCGGCATCACCAACCAGCGCGAGACCACCGTGGTGTGGGACCGCGCGACGGGGCAGGCCGTGCACCGCGCCATCGTCTGGCAGGACCGCCGCACCGCCGACATCTGCGCAAAACTGAAAGCCGACGGCCACGAGCCGGTGATCTCGGAAAAAACCGGCCTGATCATCGATCCCTATTTCTCCGGCACCAAGGTCGCCTGGATTCTCGATCACGTCCCCGGCGCGCGTGGGCGCGCCGCGCGCGGCGAGCTGATGTTCGGCACCGTCGATTGCTACCTGCTCTGGCGCCTCACCGGCGGCAAGGTGCACGCCACCGACGCCACCAACGCCTCGCGCACGCTGCTGTTCAACATCCACACCGGCCAGTGGGACGACCAGCTGCTGGAGATCATCGGCGTGCCGCGGTCGATGCTGCCCGAGGTGAAGGATTCCTCTGCCCATTTCGGCGAAAGCACGCCGGACCTGTTTGGCGGCGCCATCGCCATTTCAGGCATCGCCGGCGACCAGCAGGCCGCGACCATCGGCCAGGCCTGCTTCCGCCCGGGCATGATGAAGTCCACCTACGGCACCGGCTGCTTCGCGCTGCTCAACACCGGCACCACGCCGGTGGCCTCGAAGAACAAGCTGCTCACCACCATCGCCTATCAGCTCGACGGCAAACGCACCTACGCGCTCGAAGGCTCGATCTTCGTCGCAGGCAGCGCGGTGCAGTGGCTGCGCGACGGCCTCGGCATCATCAAGCACGCCGCCGAGACGGGCCCGCTCGCCGATCAGTCGGACTCGATGCAGAGCGTCTACCTCGTCCCTGCTTTCGTCGGTATGGGCGCGCCCTACTGGAATCCGCGCGTGCGCGGCGCACTGTTCGGCCTCACCCGCAACACCGGCCCGGCCGAGCTCGCCCACGCCGCACTGGAGAGCGTCTGTTACCAGACTTTCGATCTCTGGGCCGCGATGCGGGCGGACTGGCCGAGCTCGGAGACCGCCAGCGTCGTGCTCCGCGTCGACGGTGGCATGACCGCCTCGGACTGGACCATGCAGCGCCTCGCTGATCTCCTGAATGCACCGGTCGACCGCCCCGTGATCCAGGAGACCACGGCGCTGGGCGCCGCCTATCTCGCCGGCCTCCAGGCCGGCGTCTATCCCGAGCCGACCAAATTCGCCGACAACTGGCGCCTCGAGCATCGCTTCAAGCCGGCGATGAGCCAGGCGACACGCGAGCGGAAGCTGGCCGGCTGGGCGCGCGCGGTGAAGGGCGTGCTGGCGAGTGATGAGGGGGAGGAGTAGCGCGCCTCTATCCACGCGGTCGTCCCTGCGAGAGCAGGGACCCACACCGCGGAATCGATCTGGAGATTGCGGTAGGAGTACCGAACGCAGAGTCTTCGCCAAACCGCTCCCTGTGGCTATGGATCCCGGATCTGCGCTCCGCTCGTCCGGGACGACGACGGAGTGTGTCGCGCCAATTCTGGAACGTTCTCGCAATGAAATCGAGCAAACAAGGATGATCCTCCCCGACGGCTATTCCGACGTCCCGGCCGGCAAGATCGCCGCCGTCGTCACCCATCTGGAGATGACCGCACGTCCCGCGCGCCGTGACGATCCGCCGGGCAGCTGGACCCTGCGCAAGGTCGACGCGCCTGCGCTTCATTGGTATCGCGATCTCCACCGCCGCGTCGGTGAGGAGTGGCTGTGGTTCTCGCGGGCGCGCATGAACGATGCGGAGCTTGCCGCGATCATCCACGCGGCGGGAATCGAAGTCCATGCACTGGTCGTGGACGGCCGCGATGAAGGCCTGCTCGAATTGGACTTTCGCGAGGCCGGCCAGTGCGAGCTGGTCTATTTCGGCGTCACCGCCGGGCTGATCGGCACCGGCGCCGCCCGCTTCCTGATGAACCGCGCGATGGAGATGGCGTGGTCCCGCGACGTCCGCCGCGTCTGGGTGCACACCTGCACTTTCGACCATCCGTCCGCCGTCGCGTTCTACCAGCGCTCCGGCTTCCGCCCGTTCCGCCGCCAGATCGAGATCGCCGACGATCCGCGCCTCGACGGCACCGCCCCGCGCGATGCGGCGCGGCATGTGCCGATCATCGAGTAGTGTGCATCTGCTTCCCCGCATTCCGCTCCGCTCTACGCGGGCTACAAGCTCAAAACACCTCCTGCTTCGCCCTTGCCAGCGAAAACCCGCGCTGCATCGCGTTGAAGCAGGTCAGCCCGGTCTGCTCCGACCGACACGTAAACCCCGCCCGCTGCCACACTTCGCCATAAGCCAGCACCGGCAGCGACGGGTCCATGATGGTGTCGCCGGCGCAGATGCGGCCCGCGTTGCCCTTCGCGCTCATCTCGAAGGCGTTGCCCCATTCCAGCTCGCAATCGGCGGGGCGGCGCGGGCGGGTGTCCAGGTTCATGATGTCGCAGCGGAGCACGCCCTGGCCGTTGTCGGTGAAGAACTGGCAGGCGATGTTTTTGGACGGCGTCTGGAAGCCGATCGGGCGGTCCTGGGCATAGGCCGTGACGGTCGATAGAGAGATGCCGACGAGGAAGAGTAGAAAATATTGCATGGGATTTCTGCCCCGAATGAACGCGTCATGCCCGGACTTGATCCGGGCATCCATCAATCTCTAATCTGAGGAGAGATGGATTGCCGGGTCAAGCCCGGCAATGACAGGAGATATGCAGATGTTCCTGATCGGCCAATACGACTCCCCCTTCGTTCGCCGCGTCGCGATTGCGCTGCGGCTTTACGGGCTCGCCTTCGAGCACAGGCCGTGGTCGACCTTCGGCGATGCCGACAGGATCGCGCCGTATAATCCGCTGCGCCGTGTGCCGACGTTGGTGCTTGATGATGGCGAAGCGCTGATAGAGAGCGCGTTCATTCTCGACCACCTCGATGAGCTTGTCGGTCCCGACAAGGCGATGCTGCCGCGCGCGGGCGCCGAACGGCGCCGGCATCTGCGCATCTGTGCGCTCGCCTCCGGCCTCGGCGACAAGGCCGTGAGCCTAGTCTATGAGCGCGTGCTGCGAAAGGAGCAATTGGCGCTGTGGGTCGCGCGCTGCGAGGCGCAGATCAACGACGTGCTCAGGGTGCTGGAAGACGAGCGGGCGAGGGTGCCGACGCCCTACTTCCTCGGCGAGCGCATCGGCCACGCCGACGTGATCGTCGCCTGCGTCCTCCGCTTCACCCGCGAAGCCCATCCGCAATTGTTCGAACCAGCGCGCTATCCGGCGCTCGCAGCGCATGCCGAGCGTTGCGAGGCGCTGGCGCCGTTCCAGGAGATCGTCCAGCCGCTGGCGCCGCCGAAGGGGTGAGCAGCCTTACCCTCCCCTGGATGGGGAGGGTCGATCGCGCGCAGCGCGAGCGGGGTGGGGTGGGGTGATCTCTCCACTCGGGCACCGCATCTGTGGAGAGACTGTCACCCCACCTCGGTTCGCTTTCCGCTTCGCTGCATGCGAACCGATCCTCCCCCTCCAGGGGAGGATGGAGACCGGGAGTGCCGACTGACCGATCTCATCGCGCTAGGCAAAGCCGACCTTGATCAAGATGGTCAGAAAAAGTCCCCCGACGACCGCGCAGACCGCGGCGCCGATCAGCGGCCCCAGCGCGCCTTCACGGCTTGCAGGCTCCAGCACCGCATGCCCCGGCCGCTCCGGATCGTAATGGACCTGAACGGTCTGCCCCGGATGATACTTCGCTGCGGCCTTTTCGGCGACTTCGCGCAGCCCGGAGATCATGGTGCCGCCCCAGTTGATTTCGGTGCCGATGAAGTCGCGCTGGCCGACCTTGTAGGCGTAGCGGAGGTCGACCTGATAGCGGTGTACAAGCTTTGAAGTCGTCGGCCTGTTGTCGTGTTCGGTCTTTTCCTCGATGATCTCCTCGACCAGGGCGCAACGGGTGACCTTGCCGGCCGCGGTCGGCCAGCGCAGGCTGGCGCTCGCCAGCCGGCGCGTGCTGACATACTCGATCACGCAGAACACGCCACCGATGAGCACGATGACCGGCAGCGCGAAAGCGAACAGCGGCACCCCGTTGCCGGCGTAGAGCACGTGCCCCGCGACCGAATGCGCGGTCAGGGTGGCGGCGATCAAGCCGAACACGATCGTGAATGCGACGAGCGCGGCGAGGTTCTGCGCCGCGGCCGGCTCCAGCAGCGCCTCGGCCGGCTGCTTCGGGTCGACATAGACGTCGACATGGGCGCCGACCGGATAGCGTCCGGCCAGCTTGGCCGCGAGCACCTTCGTCGTCATGGCGATGCCGCCGACGAAGACCTTGTCGCCTTCCAGCTCCTCGCCGCCCGCACGATAGCGATAGCGGATGACCGGCTTGGCATCGTTCTGATCGTCGGAGACGTGGGCCTCGGGTTGCTCGACGGTGGAGACCGTGATGATGCCCTCCACCTTGTCCCAGTTCCGCGCGGCCTGCATCCGGCCCCGCATACGCACCAGATTGACCAGCATCAATCCGAACAGAAGGACCGAGATGCCGGCGGCAATCTGCGTCCACATCAATTGTTGGGCATTCAGCATCCCGTTCCCTGCTCCCCTGCGGCGACCGCCATTGGTCGCGGCGGGCGGCCGGTGCGTTCACGGTGCCAGGCAGGCTTCTTACCGTCCCCAGGAGAGGGAGGGGAATCGCATATGACTTTTCGGAGGGGCCGGAGCGAGCGCCTCGTCCTTCGAGACGACCGCTTCGCGGTCTCCTCAGGATGAGGCTCCGTTGCAGCGATATCCGTTGAAATTGCCGCCACGCGCTCCGCCCTCATCCTGAGGGCCCGCCAAAGGCGGGCGTCTCGAAGGATGGCCGCAGGCGAGCTGCCTCCGACTTTCTTTCATATGCGATCCTCCCCCGCAAACGCCCTCCAGGGGAGGATGAAGACTTCACCCTCTATCAGCCTGTCTCCGCGTGCAGGGGTTGACGTCACCCGCCGCCGTTTTCATGACGATCGGATTTGGCGACAGCCTGATGCCGAAGAACAATTGAGAGCCGGACACCTTGTCCTCTGCTCCCTCATGAACGTCGAGGTCGAGCTTCGCCGCGATCTCGGATGTCAGCTTGGCCTTCTCCTCCATCGAAATCTTGTTGGTATATCTGATCTCGTAGACGACATCGGCCTCCAGGACGGACCGCGTCTGGCACACGACGCCGCCGCCCGAAATGTTCTGGGTGACCGCGTCCTCGCATTCGGACTTCAGCAATGCATTCCGTGTCGAGATCAGCGACTCGTCGGAGATCAGCAGGATGTTGGCGTTCTCGAGCTTGAGGTTGACCGCCTCGACCTGCTGCATCCCGGCGACGGCCGACA includes:
- a CDS encoding glutathione S-transferase family protein — translated: MFLIGQYDSPFVRRVAIALRLYGLAFEHRPWSTFGDADRIAPYNPLRRVPTLVLDDGEALIESAFILDHLDELVGPDKAMLPRAGAERRRHLRICALASGLGDKAVSLVYERVLRKEQLALWVARCEAQINDVLRVLEDERARVPTPYFLGERIGHADVIVACVLRFTREAHPQLFEPARYPALAAHAERCEALAPFQEIVQPLAPPKG
- a CDS encoding GNAT family N-acetyltransferase, which encodes MILPDGYSDVPAGKIAAVVTHLEMTARPARRDDPPGSWTLRKVDAPALHWYRDLHRRVGEEWLWFSRARMNDAELAAIIHAAGIEVHALVVDGRDEGLLELDFREAGQCELVYFGVTAGLIGTGAARFLMNRAMEMAWSRDVRRVWVHTCTFDHPSAVAFYQRSGFRPFRRQIEIADDPRLDGTAPRDAARHVPIIE
- a CDS encoding DUF3592 domain-containing protein; this encodes MLNAQQLMWTQIAAGISVLLFGLMLVNLVRMRGRMQAARNWDKVEGIITVSTVEQPEAHVSDDQNDAKPVIRYRYRAGGEELEGDKVFVGGIAMTTKVLAAKLAGRYPVGAHVDVYVDPKQPAEALLEPAAAQNLAALVAFTIVFGLIAATLTAHSVAGHVLYAGNGVPLFAFALPVIVLIGGVFCVIEYVSTRRLASASLRWPTAAGKVTRCALVEEIIEEKTEHDNRPTTSKLVHRYQVDLRYAYKVGQRDFIGTEINWGGTMISGLREVAEKAAAKYHPGQTVQVHYDPERPGHAVLEPASREGALGPLIGAAVCAVVGGLFLTILIKVGFA
- a CDS encoding DUF6636 domain-containing protein, giving the protein MQYFLLFLVGISLSTVTAYAQDRPIGFQTPSKNIACQFFTDNGQGVLRCDIMNLDTRPRRPADCELEWGNAFEMSAKGNAGRICAGDTIMDPSLPVLAYGEVWQRAGFTCRSEQTGLTCFNAMQRGFSLARAKQEVF
- a CDS encoding SDR family NAD(P)-dependent oxidoreductase — its product is MKNTPFDLTGKVAIVTGSSRGIGRSSAELLAKLGAKVVVSSRKADACKEVADGINASGGDATVIPCNIARKAEVEALVAGTIKHYGKIDILVCNAAVNPYYGPLLDITDEAFDKIMGSNVKSNIWLSALAIPGMAERGNGSVVIISSIGGLRGSTVIGAYGISKAADFALCRSLAGEWGPKGVRVNCIAPGLVKTDFARALWEDEANLKRRTATTPLRRIGEPDEIAGAVAYLASDASSFMTGQTIVIDGGVTTAAV
- the glpK gene encoding glycerol kinase GlpK, coding for MSFVLAIDQGTTSSRAIVFRSDISIAARAQQEFPQHFPASGWVEHEAEDIWTSTVMVCRDAIAQAGITAKDIAAIGITNQRETTVVWDRATGQAVHRAIVWQDRRTADICAKLKADGHEPVISEKTGLIIDPYFSGTKVAWILDHVPGARGRAARGELMFGTVDCYLLWRLTGGKVHATDATNASRTLLFNIHTGQWDDQLLEIIGVPRSMLPEVKDSSAHFGESTPDLFGGAIAISGIAGDQQAATIGQACFRPGMMKSTYGTGCFALLNTGTTPVASKNKLLTTIAYQLDGKRTYALEGSIFVAGSAVQWLRDGLGIIKHAAETGPLADQSDSMQSVYLVPAFVGMGAPYWNPRVRGALFGLTRNTGPAELAHAALESVCYQTFDLWAAMRADWPSSETASVVLRVDGGMTASDWTMQRLADLLNAPVDRPVIQETTALGAAYLAGLQAGVYPEPTKFADNWRLEHRFKPAMSQATRERKLAGWARAVKGVLASDEGEE